The Mastacembelus armatus chromosome 13, fMasArm1.2, whole genome shotgun sequence DNA segment ACAAGTGTACAAAATGTAATGACTGTCTTCTGGTGCAAAGGCCCAAACCATTTCATCACATTACTGCCTGGAAGTGTAGATCTGAAggccattaacaccaccatagttttccccagaacacaagagatacagaggacGAAGGTGATGCCGAATGCTGTGTGTCTCAGCATGCAGGACCAGTCAGAGGGCCGGCCGATGAAGGTcagagaacacaggaaacacagagtcaaggagaagagcagcagaaagctcagctcagagttgttggcCCTGACAATAGCAGTTGTTCTGTGATAGGATAATATGAAAATTACAACGCAGGTGCAAAAGGAGCCAATGAGGGAACCAGTCATTAGGGTGATGCCAATGGTGTCGCTAAAGGAGAGGAACTCCACCTCTTTGGGGATACAGACTGTCCTCTCAGCATTGGACCAGAACTCTGGGAGGCAGCGAACACACTCTATGGCATCTAAAAGCAAGACAATGCTTTAGTTGTTTTACTGTGGCTTTTCTACTGCAACTATTAATTCAGGCCAGATTTTATAATCTAATGTGAGTAAGTAGCATTTCCTCACCAGTCTGATTGCTAATCTCCCCTGCTGTACAAACCACACAATCATGGCAGCAGATAGGGAAGTTAGGTTTGATTGCCTTTCGGGTACCTGCGGGACAAATGTTGCTGCATACTGACAATGGAGCCTAAGTAGAAAAGGAAACACACTACACAGCTCACAACTCAGTCACACAGTAAACATATTATTGCACAAAATACAGTTCACACAACTTTGTTTTACTCTATTGATATCCCTACTTTGGTTTGGTTGCCATTCCATATAATTCCCTGTTCCTGTATTTGGAGTTTTTGCTTTCCAACTGTGGTTGTGTCATCAAATTTGCCAATAGTGACAAATTCCATTTTTCCATTTGGTCTTAGCTGCCAGTTAACCAGGTCATACATGGCTGCAGGGTCACCATTCTTATCAAACTTAATTTCATCACCAAATGAGTTCAAATATTTCACTTGTTTTATGTAATGAAGTAGCTAAGGAAAAACAGTGCATATGATCACCTTGTTAAATTCTAATCATGTTTTTACATAGGGGTAGTGTTTGTTAACTGAGTTAGTAAACATATGGAAATGTACCTGCCATGGTTGTATAGTGTCTGTATCTGGGCAGGTCTCCTGAGTAAATGGCCCTTTTCCTTTCTCACAACTTCTCATCGATTTGAGTGCGTGTGCAATCGCATACACTGCCTTATAGACATTGTAGGAAATCCTTAGCTGTGACACATCAGAATATACATTCGTCACACTCCCCAATTCTTCTTTGCCAGAGCAGGGAGGTTTACCCTGAACATTATGTTTCTGACCATCAGCCCACAAACCCAGGCTGCACTGAAACAACTCTTCCCAGAAGGGTATCAGGAAGGGATCTCCAAGGGCATCTGGGCTAGAGGGATTCAAGCGAAGCAGAAAATTTTGCAATCCAGGGATGTGTGCACGCCGAATGGCAAATCCCATAGAACCCTCGAGGATGTGGTGGTACTTTCTGGGGATGGAGAGGATGGTAGCTGTGCTCCAAGCTTCACTGGCTAACCACTGTATCCCAGTGAGCCCCTCTCTATATTCAAAACATATATAGATAGCATATGTGCAAATTTAAAGTATTAACATTTGtatcagtaaaaaaaacacttcagtgtAGGTGATGAATAGCTGAAAGCATCATACCTTAGTGCTTCATCAAACAGTGCTGCTGCATCTTGTTCCACAGCAAAAACTAGAATCACCCGAGCTGCAGAGGAACGGATCTTTGAAACAATAGATGAAATGGTGTTCTGAGCTCGGTTTTTAGGGATGATCTCGTGGAGGGCAACGCAAGCACCTAACTTTCCAACCTGAGACAGCAAACGATAGGTGACAACTTACTTCAGTTTATCTTTGCCTGTTCAGCACGTTCTACATTGAAAATTACATGTATTATGATTCAATTCTTAATCTTGGGCTGTGTGACCCACCTCATCAGCAAAGATGTTTGCCCCACCACGGCCATAGGCATCATCCCCTGCAATCACACCCACCCAAGTCCAGCCAAAATGTTTCACAAGTTGTACTAGTGCATCTACCTACAAAGAGACAGGAAAGTGAAACAAGTAGAAGACGATTTATATCATGTTAGAAATAAAAACTTCTCTTGTTTGTGTAGAGCGTGTTGAGTGTCTGCTGTCCCTAACCTGGAAGAAGTCACTTGGCATGGTCCTTAAAAAGGCAGGAAACTCCTTTTTGTCACTAAGACAGGCACAGCTGGAGAAATAACTAACCTGATTGAAAGAAAATGTGgacatttcattttacactgaaatactTGCATAAAATATTCTTTACTCAGTTGTATGTAATTGAGTTGTAATATAACTCACAGTACCCAAAGGTGTGTTGAATTTGAGACAATAAGAAAGGCAACACACACTGTTATTCCTACCCTGCCAACAGCTTTAACACACGGCAAATGATTGGTATGAAGTTGTTGATTAGCTATAACAATGTTACCTGTGGCAAATGGAAGACTCCCAGAAAATGGGCCACTACAAGAGACTGAGTAGAGCCTCCGTCACCTATCACCACCGGTACAGTCCCATGACAGGTGACTTTACTGTATGTCTCTTCTTCACCGCCTTCACCCTTTTCACTTGTCATTAACTCCATAGCAGCCTTCAGTGCCTGATGGGGTGCACTACACGAATCATAGATCTTATAGCCCAGTGTGATATTTGGAAGGAGTTTGCCTTCTCTGTTGATCTCCTCGATTGCAAAGATCATAGTTTGCATCCAACGGAAAGTCCGAAAATTGAAtctgaaaaaagacagaatgtgTCTTGAGGCAAAATTTGTAGCTGTTTTAAATTTCAACACATGTAGAGccctgtacaaaaaaaaaataaataataatttcacgTATCATTGTTCACAAAACATGGACACGTTGAACTAAAGGAGATTTGTGCCATATTTGGCTATGAGCATACATGTATGTCACAGATTCTTAATCACAGCTTTACATATATTGACAGCTTGCAAAAATGGTTTACCTGGTACACTGGGGAGCAGGTGGCATAGTGGTAAACGACAGACTGGGCTCCAACACCATATCATGAAGGGAGAAGAGACCACCGAGTACAATGTTTCCCTTTTTCTCCAGAACAGGCAAGGACATAGATCCTGGGATTACCTCACATTGTTGGCTCTGGTCTTGGTGGGAGTTATAGGAAAAAATCCCACACCATAGTACACATAAAAGCATAATATGTTCTCCTCTCCATAAAAGACTGCTCTTTGCTTTCCTCATCCAAAAATTTTTCATCCAACTACACTGTTTTAAATAGCAGATATGTGTAtgcatacaaaaaataaataatgagtctgtaaacaaagcaacaaactgaacagaaattTGTCAGTTGTCTGCAGGAGgtaagacagaaaaatgaatatatCACAACCCCAGATGTTAATTTCTACAGaaatttaaaagtacaaaaataccAGTGATATCAGTTGACTCAAACCACTTGATCTCAACAATCTAAGCTTGTATATACATAGCAGTACATATTAACACCACACAGACAGTCTACGAGCTCTTTAGTAAAAAGGCAGAGACGCCACCTAGTAGCCTATTTATGCTACCTTCCTCATATCACAACTGTCAAACTGACCTAATTTCCCCCGAGCTCGGATCAAAGCAAAAAGATCCCCCTGTTTCACAGTGAGCAACTACAATAACAAGAAACTGAACTGAGCGACTGACTATAATAGAGAAAGACAAGAGCTGTTTAATGTCACAGTGTCATGCCTGACTAGGCCTAGCTCATTCTTCAGTGATGTGAATAGGCAGACAGCAGAGCTGTCACAGGGGGCTGCTAAACTAAGTTACCTTGatttccaccacacacacacacacacaccctcacgcacacgcacacacatacacacactcacacacacactctcacactcacacttgtACTTCTATGTGTGTAAAGGGCATacactgacataatgcattccccaGTTTCATACATAGCCTCAACCATAACAACTACTGTAAATGTCACCCAACATTATTCTAACCGTAACCCTAAAACTAAGTCCTAACCCTCAAACACACAAGTGTGAATGAGAGAATAACTTCACATATGGAAACGTTAAAACCTTCTAAACAATATTGTTCACTGTGACAGGGGTCCATGGGGtccattactttttcttttgaatGAACATTTAATGTGAGGACATACATTACAGTTTTACTTAATAtccagtttcactttttttttaaatctgaaaacCAGCTTCACCagaatctaaaacattttcaaaaaacataACTTAATGTTCTAATGGTTTTACAATGACCAGGTAATTGTCTGTTTCCTTTTATTCTTACATGAGAAAATCCTCCTGTGGGGTTAAACAGGTTTAATATGGTGAGATAAATGAGTCATTATAGGGTTATGCACATCATTATTTGGACAAACCCTTCAGGCTACAAAACACAGCACCACACAGAGTGTGAAACAAAGAGAATATTAGATGTGTTATGTTGTGCTGCCTCAGGCCATATAGGTTTccttatttgtttaatttatccCTGTGTGACGCTCAGAAGAGTAAGCACACCTGTACCCTAAGACAGAAACCTCAGTATTATAAAACAgtattgtttccttttcttGTAAAGCAAATCTGTAACAAGGATTTAAAGTTTATGCTCTCAGGGGAAAGGAGTCATACACGTCAGTCAACAAGCGGattcaaagtgaaaaatgagGTATCACAGTTGTCCTCACAGGGATATGCAATTCAAAATAATTGAAGCCCCTGAGTATTGGGTgttccactgtgttttattaagCATTAGAATGGTGAAAAACtggcaaaataacagaaagacaACATATTGATGGAGCAGTGAGTAATGGTTTTTTATAGAGAGATACAAACAGCTGTGAGTGAGTCAACAGGAGTGATATGATGAATAAAATAAGGTGTAGAGTAATATTCTTTAGAGACCTGCAAACAGACATATGTGGATGGACAAAGACAAGGAAAATACAGACATACATTGAAAGAAACAGATAAGAGCAGGAAAGACAGAGGAATAGAGAATATCATGAGTAGTTTTTACTGAATAGATTTCCATAATTTAGGGGTTTATTTTTGAATGGATACCAATAGTTCTACTTCTGAATTTCAGTGTCACTGGAAAATGTATGATGGATATTATGTGTATGACAAGATGCCAGATTTTCCATTGCTACATGCTCTGCCTTGATTGAAACAAGACCACAGATAATAAGAAATCTTCAAATAATTGACCTTAAtggggaggatgaggaggatgtgAATTAGTCAATTTAAAGGTTGACTGATCCTGCTCAAAAGGTCATCTGTATCTATTGTGGTGGCAACTAAAGAACGTGATATCTACCACTGTTAGAGTAAAAGCTATTTTCTCATTCTGTACTGGCATGACAgtgctgtaaatgtaaaacattgtCTCCTAGAACCCAGTAGCTTAAAAGCCTTCATAAGGTCTGCCACAACAATTAAATTAGGTAAACAGCTATCATTTAATATAAAGGGATGATGGCACTTTGTGGGAAACTGTTTAGGAGCTAGAGTGGGTTGTCTAATAACCAACGGGGTTAGTGGTTTTATCAGCTTTTCCAGTCTGTAGGTTGAAgcccctttcttttcttcagctagCAAGCACATAGAACTGATGTCTTCTCAGCCTGACAGCAGCAATAATCAGATTTGCTGGGAATGCAGTCTGGGGTACATCTGTGGGCACGACTTTCACCCTCACTGTGAGGGGTGCCTGGGAGCCAAGAATGCAAGTCTTTCCCTTAGGTTGTGTTTTTTACTATCACTGATGATGTTTCCCTCCTCTGCCACCACACCACTGACCAGAGCACCCACTGTATTAGGCAGAGATGAAGAGTCTGTCCTGGAACTATCGTTGCACCCAGATTCAAATGACTCTGCCTCTCCAGGTGCCTTTCAGGCCCCCGTTGTTTCTTTGCTGGGTCAGCGAGCTCTGCTGGACTCTGGTATGGGCTTACATGCACTTTCTATCAGTCAGAGGAATGAATATCCTAGGAAGCCCAACACTGTTGCAATCATTATATTACACAGGGCCCTTGCCAGGTGACTGGTGTCTTCAGGTTTGGTCAGGTAGAGGTAGATCTATTCATGTTGCACAGTAATGCACACTGGTTTTTGCTCAAAGCACAAGACAGTCGCCTCTACTGGTAGATGCGTTTGCACCTCATTCGTGACGCAGGTGTGTTCACCTCTGAATATTCTCACTGTTTATGTGGTACTCTTATTCAGACTCATTGCGCATCTGGGAGGGAGCCACTAGCCACATgccaatgaaaatgaaaagtaagACTGTCCGTCTTATTTTCTGTTGCTCTACTGTGTAGAACATCGCTGTAGAATGTGTGTTTGGCGACTTCATGTGCcttttattgtacttttattGACTTTTATTTGCAGGACAAAAGTCCCTCACCTATGGATGCTTCCCAGTAGTGTGATGGTAAGGCAGGGATGcctgcctgttttttttccatacaCTCACTGATGGTTATAggattgtgtttttgctttgttcCAGGCTGTTGCTTGACTGTTATGATGTGCACTGTTGTGCCCTGCCTGGTGTTCTTCAGTGTGGGTCAGAACATGGCTGGATGTTGTGCCCCCATGGTTAATCTAAAAAGAAATGGGCCCAATGGGTTGCAGACCATTTCCAGTTATCGCTTTGATCCATAAGCAATAGCCCTGTGGGCTGCACACCAATAACATAATATTGGTTATGTAGCGTAAACCAAGATACTGTGAATTGTGAAAAGTTAAAAGTTGACGTCCTACAGCGACTTCCTTCCTCATGTTTCTAGTAATGTCTATGTActgcaaaaaaacacacatttgaagtTGTTGATTAAACTTGCTTTGCCCTTTTGGagttgtgtatttgtattttcattaattaaattatgaattcatttgtaCTTTGTGTGCTCTGTGGAAGTTAGCAGTGCCCCACAACACAATAGCTCAACTCAAGTTTGACAAATGCATCTGTATATTGTTATGAACTGTCTTTAAAGTCCAGTTTGAAAAATACCTACATCACTCTTTTATTGCAtatgacaaaacacacaaagattcTGTGGAAGAATGTCCTGGATTTAAGGCTGTACTTTCCAATGTCCACATACAATAAGTTCTTTGAATGTTTACTATTGTATCTGCAAACAGAAAAGGTCTAAAGCCTATTATCAATGTGGTTTTAAATGGAGAAATCAAAGAGAATTtaagtcaaaaagaaaaaatgaactATTGTGATGACCCACTTTCTTAAAACTCAGTGGAAAAAGTGGAATACCTTTGGTAATTTGGGAGATATTCTGAACATCTTTCAGAAaggatatttatttttcttttaatatcaattatataataaatatccTGTAGAAAATGACTGTTAGTCACATCATAATCTAGGCctaattttaatacattttatgatttaaaaataagaaaagaccTGATTGCATGTTTGGAACACGcaccatatgtgtgtgtgttggggattGTGGGGTTTTACTTGTTTGTGGACGTGTAAATCAGGAAACAAGTTTGAACATAAAGTGTTGTTTTAATTATGATCAGTCATGAATAACAAAATGCACTAAAGCATAACACACTCACCTGGGAAGCACTTAAACTTGTTATTGTGTGTATTATGAAAGGGAGGTGGCATCATGGCATCATGCTAAACCTGCCAATTTATCTTTTACCCACAGGGCTACAGGAGAAACAAGGGGCTAGCTGGGCAAGCGAAGACAAGCAAGTGTTAGACAGAACTGATGACATCTGGGCCTGAGGCTATGGAACAGGAGCTCGGCAGGTGTTGTGTAGGAAATTAATTAGTTTTGAGTTTTAATGAAAGATGAGCGCTTGTCTttcaaaacaagcagcacaCATTAATTAGCAAAACTACTACAGAATTATTATTCAGTACCCATCACACTAATTAGTCTGATATTGGAGAGAATATCTGTAGGATAAATGTGACAAATCTGGCATGTCAAAACGTGTTTGATACATCTATTGGGGTTTCCTTTTGTCTCTACATGCAACACTATGATTCTCAATCATAAGTGCTCATTGAAAACACAagagtgagaaataaaaaaaaaacttatatatatatatatataatatataaacttTAAAGTAAAGTCCTAAACACGTGActaaatttttaatttttactaaattaaacacacacacacacacacacacaaacccccaaaaataaataattactttattacttttctacatacaagttaattactttattactttattaatttctattaatttatataatttaaataatattaaattgaataactttaaatgagaataactgctgttacaattgaatttccccttggggattaataaagcacttctttttcttcttcttctttgaaaTATGTTATGTTTGAAATATGTCATAATATTTTAgtaatgacataaaaatgtataaacttCAATCAAGAAACTAACTTGTATAAGTAAATAAATTACAATTCATAAGCTTAGCATGAGCTATATTTTTGGTTGACATGATCATCACATTTTGGCCTTCTCTCCAACCACAGTCACAACCAAATGCACGTCTCTGGTTAACTTTCTCACTTTACTGTGCAATCAAGTATTGATAACTGATGAGTTTCAGTGGGGTTAATATGTGAGCCTGTCCATGATCTAGATGTTCACATTTTGGATATAGCTTAATATGACTTTGTGGCATGCGTATGATCAAGTCTTGCCATCGAGTTGGAAATGGAATGTATCATCACATGTGATGCAGAAAGGCCCCAAGGTTACAAAGGATTTAAATccagaacctttttgctgtgagacaacagtacTAACCATCACACAGCTGTGCTGCCCAATGTcatatttttgaacattttaattcaattttaagGCTGTGTGAAGATTGGAAATTATCTGTGTTCAGGCACAGTGACCTGGTATTTAGCATGTTGTCTGTGAAACCACTCAGTCtaaaaaaacaaccattaaAGCTGAATGAACAGAACCAATTCAGGGTTTTCTCTAAGTCTACTATACTCAAGATTGAGGGGACAGGTCCAAACACAGATGTGGACCAACTTCCACTTCCACTTATCAGTTGTAACatcattgttatcattattacagtttttaagCAATTGCACAATATTGCCAGGTGATGGCAACATTGTCCATGGTATGCCTATACTCCACACAAGGCAAAAAAcaagtgtgtgattgtgtgtttttgtgtgatacTTTAGTATTTTAATGACTTTATGAGGACTATATTGTTCACACAGCTACTCATTggactttatttctttttttttttgataggtTTGGTCAAATTTGCATCATACAACCACCACTACAGGTGCAGAAGACTGCCATGTATCcactattttaaaatatattttttgacttttctgCTCACTAGTTTGACCATAATGTAAGTCTCAAAATATGGTTGTCCTGTGTAGTCACACCCATTTAACTTTTTAATGGGTATTGTGGCCCATATAAATCTACTAATAATTAGCCTCAAACGTATATACATTAATCTTCATATTTGCCCCATAagtcccaaacacacacattgatgtatttttttctaatccAATCTATAtcattactttcttttttttttcaaattagcTGAGCTTCTTGATATTCTGTATTTCCTGTAACTTGCGGTAGTACCCCACATGCTACTATTATCCCTAGTTGGGAATCcctgttttaaacaaaactgtttgGTAAAGGCCCTTCCTTATGTCACGTTGTCCTCCATAAAACCCTGTCAAGTAGACAGAATGATTGATTCTTATTAATAATATGTTAATGTACTGGGTAGAACAGGAAAAGTTTGGTaaagtttttaatgaaaaggaAGCAGAATCTTCAAGTTTGTTGAGTTCAAAAGACAACAAACATCACAATCAACTAAAGTGTCAGATATTGGGCTCCTGGGTATAATCTTAACAAAGGCCTCAGACCTTGCAGCAGAGATCTTAAGGGGTTCATGATGCAACAGCCCTGAAGGTAAGTTTCTAGTGTAAGCTGAGAGGAAACATGTAAAGGCAGGCTGGAGACACTGTGAACTCTAGAGGGAGTTCCATGTTTTGTTAG contains these protein-coding regions:
- the LOC113134265 gene encoding extracellular calcium-sensing receptor-like, which codes for MLLCVLWCGIFSYNSHQDQSQQCEVIPGSMSLPVLEKKGNIVLGGLFSLHDMVLEPSLSFTTMPPAPQCTRFNFRTFRWMQTMIFAIEEINREGKLLPNITLGYKIYDSCSAPHQALKAAMELMTSEKGEGGEEETYSKVTCHGTVPVVIGDGGSTQSLVVAHFLGVFHLPQVSYFSSCACLSDKKEFPAFLRTMPSDFFQVDALVQLVKHFGWTWVGVIAGDDAYGRGGANIFADEVGKLGACVALHEIIPKNRAQNTISSIVSKIRSSAARVILVFAVEQDAAALFDEALREGLTGIQWLASEAWSTATILSIPRKYHHILEGSMGFAIRRAHIPGLQNFLLRLNPSSPDALGDPFLIPFWEELFQCSLGLWADGQKHNVQGKPPCSGKEELGSVTNVYSDVSQLRISYNVYKAVYAIAHALKSMRSCEKGKGPFTQETCPDTDTIQPWQLLHYIKQVKYLNSFGDEIKFDKNGDPAAMYDLVNWQLRPNGKMEFVTIGKFDDTTTVGKQKLQIQEQGIIWNGNQTKAPLSVCSNICPAGTRKAIKPNFPICCHDCVVCTAGEISNQTDAIECVRCLPEFWSNAERTVCIPKEVEFLSFSDTIGITLMTGSLIGSFCTCVVIFILSYHRTTAIVRANNSELSFLLLFSLTLCFLCSLTFIGRPSDWSCMLRHTAFGITFVLCISCVLGKTMVVLMAFRSTLPGSNVMKWFGPLHQKTVITFCTLVQVIICTVWLVVAPPTPRQLMPRESAIVILLCDEGSPIAFALVLGYIGLLACLCLLLAFLARKLPDNFNEAKLITFSMLIFCAVWVAFVPAYVSSPGKYSIVTEVFAILASSYGLLGCIFAPKCFIILLRPEKNTRKHLMSKAPTDIF